The following are from one region of the Salvelinus fontinalis isolate EN_2023a chromosome 5, ASM2944872v1, whole genome shotgun sequence genome:
- the zgc:56493 gene encoding thioredoxin-like, whose protein sequence is MIIIIEDKEGFDKALEEAGDQLVVVDFTATWCGPCQSIAPFFKGLSENYQSVVFLKVDVDDAPDVASFCDIKCMPTFHFYKNQKKVEEFSGSNQAKLEELVNTHK, encoded by the exons ATGATCATCATAATCGAAGATAAG gagGGCTTCGACAAGGCCCTGGAGGAGGCAGGAGATCAGCTGGTGGTGGTGGACTTCACAGCCACGTGGTGCGGACCCTGTCAGAGCATCGCTCCTTTCTTCAAG ggtcTGTCTGAGAATTATCAGAGTGTGGTCTTCCTGAAGGTTGACGTGGACGACGCACCG GATGTGGCCAGTTTCTGTGACATCAAGTGTATGCCTACATTCCACTTCTACAAGAACCAGAAAAAG GTGGAGGAGTTCTCAGGGTCCAATCAGGCCAAACTGGAGGAGCTGGTCAACActcacaaataa